A single region of the Thermoleophilaceae bacterium genome encodes:
- a CDS encoding stage II sporulation protein M — translation MSVNDLVLVQGMKDTRATLHDWNRAPWGVLGSWTLLSLAVSCALLAAVLLVATLSTPDSTPIFLPGIHYRAHLSDAASVLYHNSLVLALHVMACVAGFIAGSSLPQSAAQRSGLSRLIHEKAGPLAIGFVVCATTFSLVTQAYVLGGGVSTVAAEMGMSRPLLLVALLPHALPELVALFLPLAAWLMASRKGEWHKLLAATFVTLAISAPVLVVTALVEVYVSPHLLIALAS, via the coding sequence GTGAGCGTCAACGACCTCGTGCTCGTCCAGGGGATGAAGGACACCCGGGCGACCCTCCATGACTGGAACCGCGCGCCCTGGGGGGTGCTGGGGAGCTGGACGCTGCTCAGCCTCGCCGTGTCGTGCGCGCTGCTCGCCGCCGTCCTGCTCGTGGCCACGCTGTCCACGCCCGACTCCACGCCCATCTTTCTCCCGGGCATTCACTACCGCGCGCACCTGAGCGATGCCGCGAGCGTGCTGTACCACAACTCGCTCGTGCTGGCCCTGCATGTGATGGCCTGCGTGGCGGGCTTCATCGCCGGCAGCTCGCTGCCGCAGAGCGCGGCGCAGCGCAGCGGCCTCTCGCGGCTGATTCACGAGAAGGCCGGGCCGCTCGCGATCGGCTTCGTGGTCTGCGCAACCACCTTCTCGCTCGTCACGCAGGCGTACGTGCTCGGCGGCGGCGTGTCCACCGTGGCGGCGGAGATGGGGATGTCACGCCCACTGCTTCTCGTCGCGCTGCTCCCGCATGCACTGCCCGAACTCGTCGCGCTCTTCCTGCCGCTCGCGGCGTGGCTCATGGCGAGCCGCAAAGGTGAATGGCACAAGCTCCTCGCGGCCACATTCGTCACGCTCGCCATCTCAGCGCCGGTGCTCGTGGTGACCGCGCTGGTGGAGGTGTACGTGTCACCGCACCTGCTCATCGCGCTGGCGTCCTAG